Proteins from one Camelina sativa cultivar DH55 chromosome 8, Cs, whole genome shotgun sequence genomic window:
- the LOC104706762 gene encoding ribosome-binding factor PSRP1, chloroplastic, whose product MATLLGFSQTKFHHCLVSISTPTCSSSSNVVSMVGSTRIESKKLRSDFLGHICYDDRKQVKPSSCKSSLAVKMSWDGPLASVKLIIQGKNLELSEPIKQHVEEKVGKSVQKHSHLVREVDVRLSVRGGEFGKGPRIRRCEVTLFTKKHGVVRAEEDAETVYACIDLVSTIIQRKLRKIKEKDSDHGRHMKGFNRLKVREPVIEPVVEDAEDSTDSSIGEEEDDLIKEIVRTKTFEMPPLTVSEAVEQLELVAHDFYGFQNEETGEINIVYKRKEGGYGLIIPKKDGKAKKVEPLPTEQLNEHSFAE is encoded by the exons ATGGCGACACTCTTAGGTTTCTCTCAAACTAAGTTTCACCACTGCCTCGTATCCATCTCTACCCCGACGtgctcatcttcttccaatGTGGTCTCAATGGTGGGCTCAACCCGGATTGAATCGAAAAAGCTCCGTTCAGATTTCCTCGGCCATATATGTTACGATGATCGGAAACAAGTAAAACCCAGTTCCTGTAAAAGCTCATTAGCTGTGAAAATGTCGTGGGACGGTCCTCTCGCTTCCGTCAAGTTGATCATCCAAGGCAAAAACCTCGAG TTATCAGAGCCAATCAAGCAGCATGTTGAGGAGAAAGTTGGGAAATCTGTTCAGAAACACAGTCATCTCGTTAGAGAAGTTGACGTTAGACTCTCTGTTCGAGGCGGAGAGTTCGGGAAAGGACCTAGGATCCGTAGATGTGAG GTGACATTGTTTACAAAGAAGCATGGTGTTGTGCGTGCTGAGGAAGATGCTGAGACGGTGTACGCTTGTATCGACTTGGTATCAACGATAATACAGAGGAAGCTGAGGAAGATCAAGGAGAAGGACTCTGACCATGGAAGGCACATGAAAGGTTTCAACAGATTGAAGGTAAGAGAACCAGTGATTGAGCCGGTTGTGGAGGATGCTGAGGACAGTACTGACTCGAGcataggagaagaagaggatgatttgATCAAGGAG ATTGTACGTACCAAGACTTTTGAGATGCCACCATTGACTGTCTCTGAGGCAGTTGAGCAGCTGGAATTAGTCGCTCATGACTTCTACGGCTTCCAAAATGAAGAAACTG GTGAGATCAACATAGTGtacaagagaaaagaaggagGGTACGGTCTGATTATCCCAAAGAAAGACGGGAAAGCCAAGAAGGTTGAGCCGCTTCCAACGGAGCAATTGAATGAACACTCTTTCGCCGAGTAG
- the LOC104709344 gene encoding uncharacterized protein LOC104709344: protein MIFLTVVDNAIFGHPFTSSSSNHTKHCSLETPEEDVVVPLANHQKITDANCVPSVREFATSSSRSSYNKKPPAKEIRERRRSVVAEEEGEGVDEEEEEEGEKDLVGFSRSEVTVIDTSFKVWKSEKLVFRRRNVWKVRDKKGKSKVVSKTKKIMMKKKNKKKMMKKKKRKCDDDVDDGQIAKKSKKMKSSSSVPDNHLRHSVEEIYDEPESSNASRRLPSKPRKEGSFGIHTMKKNSEAEAPGYRSLA from the exons ATGATATTCCTTACAGTCGTGGACAATGCTATTTTTGGCCATCCTttcacctcttcttcatcaaaccaCACAAA GCATTGCTCTTTAGAGACTCCAGAAGAAGACGTTGTTGTTCCTTTAGCAAATCATCAGAAGATCACAGACGCAAATTGCGTCCCTAGCGTTCGTGAATTCGCTACTTCGTCGTCGCGTAGCTCATACAACAAGAAACCTCCGGCGAAAGAGATTAGGGAAAGGAGAAGAAGCGTTGTGGCGGAGGAGGAAGGTGAGGGAgtggatgaggaagaagaagaggaaggagagaagGATTTAGTTGGGTTCTCGAGGAGTGAAGTGACGGTGATTGATACGAGCTTTAAGGTTTGGAAATCTGAGAAACTTGTTTTCAGGAGGAGGAATGTGTGGAAAGTGAGGGACAAGAAAGGTAAATCAAAGGTTGTTTCTAAGACTAAGAagataatgatgaagaagaagaacaagaagaagatgatgaagaagaaaaagaggaaatgtgatgatgatgttgatgatggtcAGATTGCTAAGAAaagcaagaagatgaagagttcATCATCAGTTCCAGACAAT CATCTGCGCCATAGCGTCGAGGAGATATATGATGAACCAGAAAGCAGTAATGCCAGCCGACG GTTGCCCTCTAAGCCTAGAAAAGAAGGTTCTTTCGGTATACATACAATGAAGAAGAATAGCGAAGCAGAGGCTCCAGGTTATCGGTCTTTGGCCTAA
- the LOC104709346 gene encoding uncharacterized protein LOC104709346, whose protein sequence is MDQSMITLPPTKFGEEDCKIWGSINNHSKNLYLKTVKEILSHSLFSKLENTFLGPIIKEGLRKAGGNQKGDGLGFSGQLVYFLVVRQIVSSREDEIWFCINNKPMRFSLIEFHLVTGLPCWIKEDEVPVDFECDWPLFLPDKRYNVDDLIAQLKVLGEDDEESKLRLAMLIVFLTIFMLPYGITKYKIPKEYLAIAKKNIHV, encoded by the coding sequence ATGGATCAGTCTATGATTACATTGCCTCCTACTAAGTTTGGGGAAGAAGATTGCAAGATATGGGGATCAATCAACAAtcattcaaaaaatttatacttGAAGACTGTTAAAGAAATCCTCTCTCACTCGTTATTCAGTAAGCTGGAAAATACTTTTCTTGGCCCGATCATCAAAGAGGGTTTAAGAAAAGCAGGTGGTAATCAAAAAGGTGATGGCTTGGGTTTTTCTGGGCAGCTGGTTTACTTTCTGGTAGTAAGACAGATTGTGTCGTCAAGGGAAGACGAGATTTGGTTTTGCATCAACAACAAGCCGATGAGATTCTCATTGATTGAGTTTCATCTTGTCACTGGATTACCATGCTGgataaaagaagatgaagtcCCAGTAGATTTTGAGTGTGATTGGCCTTTATTTTTGCCTGACAAACGCTacaatgtggatgatttgataGCACAATTGAAGGTCTTGGGTGAGGATGATGAGGAAAGCAAGCTACGGCTTGCTatgttgattgtttttttgaCCATCTTCATGTTGCCATATGGCATTACAAAGTACAAGATTCCAAAGGAGTATTTGGCCATTGCGAAAAAGAATATCCATGTG
- the LOC104706763 gene encoding protein TRANSPARENT TESTA GLABRA 1 has translation MDNSAPDSLSRSETAVTYDSPYPLYAMAFSSLRAANTSSGHRIAVGSFLEDYNNRIDILSFDSDSMTVKPLPNLSFEHPYPPTKLMFSPPSLRRPSSGDLLASSGDFLRLWEINEDSSTVEPISVLNNSKTSEFCAPLTSFDWNDVEPKRLGTCSIDTTCTIWDIEKCVVETQLIAHDKEVHDIAWGEARVFASVSADGSVRIFDLRDKEHSTIIYESPQPDTPLLRLAWNKQDLRYMATILMDSNKVVILDIRSPTMPVAELERHQASVNAIAWAPQSCKHICSGGDDTQALIWELPTVAGPNGIDPMSVYSAGSEINQLQWSSSQPDWIGIAFANKMQLLRV, from the coding sequence ATGGATAACTCAGCTCCAGATTCGTTATCCAGATCGGAAACCGCCGTAACCTACGATTCACCTTATCCACTCTACGCCATGGCTTTCTCATCTCTCCGCGCCGCCAACACTTCCTCCGGCCACAGAATCGCCGTCGGGAGCTTCCTCGAAGATTACAACAACCGCATCGACATCCTCTCTTTCGACTCCGATTCCATGACCGTGAAGCCTCTCCCGAATCTCTCCTTCGAGCATCCTTATCCTCCTACGAAGCTAATGTTCAGTCCTCCTTCCCTCCGTCGTCCTTCATCCGGAGATCTACTCGCTTCTTCCGGCGATTTCCTCCGTCTCTGGGAGATTAACGAAGATTCTTCCACCGTTGAGCCTATCTCTGTTCTCAACAACAGCAAAACGAGTGAGTTCTGTGCGCCGTTGACCTCTTTTGATTGGAACGATGTTGAGCCGAAACGGCTCGGGACTTGTAGTATCGATACGACTTGTACGATTTGGGATATTGAGAAGTGTGTTGTCGAGACTCAGCTCATAGCTCATGATAAAGAGGTTCATGACATTGCTTGGGGAGAAGCTAGGGTTTTCGCATCCGTCTCTGCTGATGGATCCGTTAGGATCTTCGATTTACGCGATAAGGAACATTCTACGATCATCTACGAGAGTCCTCAGCCTGATACGCCTCTGTTAAGACTCGCTTGGAACAAGCAAGATCTTAGATACATGGCCACGATTTTGATGGATTCTAATAAGGTTGTGATACTTGATATTCGTTCGCCTACGATGCCTGTTGCGGAGCTTGAACGTCACCAGGCTAGTGTTAATGCTATAGCTTGGGCGCCACAGAGCTGTAAGCATATTTGCTCTGGTGGTGATGATACGCAGGCTCTTATTTGGGAGCTTCCCACTGTAGCTGGACCTAATGGGATTGATCCCATGTCGGTTTATTCGGCTGGTTCGGAGATTAACCAGTTGCAGTGGTCCTCTTCGCAGCCTGATTGGATTGGCATTGCTTTCGCTAACAAAATGCAGCTCCTTAGAGTTTGA